The Paenalcaligenes faecalis genome has a window encoding:
- a CDS encoding ABC transporter substrate-binding protein, with translation MMRQNVKKLSLGAALLAGVMAFGVAQAKDPIKFAAPLDYTAVYTFLTNEYAQGQKDYITMINEAGGIDGHKIEYASSDTGNQPQRGIEAYNRAQRDGAILFDFLSTPVARAMVNRALDDKVVMITAFHGRGDASDGETFPYIFPVMSTYWSQAATLIDYMENHEGGLKGKKVAHVYIDSPFGREPIPVLEKLASKLDFTLRTFPYASPGNEQSSTWSEVRRFRPDQVIIWGAGGGQAVSVREAIRNGIAPDKIHSVVWLAEADMEAVGKDTAKGIRKFEGTDNGVNSALIKELTAKVIDTGKGSGPKENVGRSYYNIGVATMAVSVEAARLAMKEFGPPLDGDKLRKGFEMIQDYDANGLLPKLSFTGKDHQGGGFGRVASWDGDKWVPLNDWSNPYQDIVWESIAHDAAAFKEGR, from the coding sequence ATGATGAGACAAAACGTAAAAAAACTCTCTTTAGGTGCAGCCCTTTTAGCCGGTGTGATGGCTTTTGGTGTAGCTCAAGCCAAAGACCCTATTAAATTTGCTGCCCCATTGGATTACACCGCGGTGTATACCTTTTTAACCAATGAGTACGCTCAAGGCCAAAAAGACTACATTACGATGATTAACGAGGCCGGTGGTATTGACGGTCATAAAATCGAATACGCTTCTTCAGATACAGGAAACCAGCCCCAGCGTGGGATTGAAGCCTATAACCGAGCCCAACGTGATGGCGCAATCCTATTCGATTTTTTAAGTACCCCAGTAGCTCGCGCTATGGTCAATCGCGCCTTAGACGATAAGGTTGTCATGATCACTGCTTTCCACGGTCGTGGCGATGCCAGTGATGGCGAAACCTTCCCGTACATCTTCCCTGTGATGTCTACCTATTGGTCGCAGGCCGCGACCTTAATTGATTACATGGAAAATCATGAGGGTGGGCTCAAAGGCAAAAAAGTGGCCCACGTCTATATTGACTCCCCTTTTGGGCGTGAACCTATCCCTGTACTAGAAAAGCTCGCCAGCAAACTGGACTTCACACTACGCACCTTCCCCTATGCCAGCCCAGGTAACGAGCAGTCCTCAACGTGGTCAGAGGTACGTCGCTTCCGTCCTGACCAAGTTATTATTTGGGGAGCCGGTGGGGGACAAGCCGTTTCCGTTCGCGAGGCGATCCGTAATGGCATCGCACCCGATAAAATTCACTCTGTAGTCTGGCTCGCCGAGGCCGACATGGAGGCCGTGGGTAAAGACACCGCAAAAGGGATTCGTAAATTTGAGGGTACCGATAACGGCGTTAACTCAGCCCTAATTAAAGAACTCACAGCAAAAGTCATCGATACAGGCAAAGGTTCTGGCCCCAAAGAAAACGTAGGCCGTAGCTACTACAACATTGGTGTTGCCACTATGGCTGTCTCGGTAGAGGCTGCTCGTTTAGCCATGAAAGAGTTTGGCCCACCCTTAGATGGTGACAAACTACGCAAAGGCTTCGAGATGATTCAAGATTACGATGCCAATGGCTTGCTACCAAAACTCTCTTTTACGGGTAAAGATCACCAAGGCGGTGGCTTTGGACGTGTTGCAAGCTGGGATGGAGACAAATGGGTCCCACTGAATGACTGGTCCAACCCTTACCAAGATATTGTTTGGGAATCCATTGCGCATGATGCTGCTGCCTTTAAGGAGGGTCGCTAA